From one Xyrauchen texanus isolate HMW12.3.18 chromosome 17, RBS_HiC_50CHRs, whole genome shotgun sequence genomic stretch:
- the LOC127657697 gene encoding cysteine-rich venom protein ENH1-like, with translation MDASFLLWGLQSGVCTDQTSVQEEIVNVHNAFRRAVMPTASNMLKMSWSQAAADSAQGWIDQCNMTHGPASSRLINGYELGENLFKASAVYQWTDVVTSWHSEVNNYEYAYGSINGQPTGHYTQVVWYSSYEVGCAVAKCGSFYFYGCHYYRAGNFRTVPPYSLGNPCAACPNNCEDNLCTNPCPYINKYINCADLKENATCDNYFVSKWCPASCQCDDKIVPVARK, from the exons ATGGATGCGTCATTCCTGCTGTGGGGATTACAGTCAG GTGTCTGTACGGACCAGACTTCAGTTCAGGAGGAGATTGTGAATGTGCACAATGCCTTCAGAAGGGCTGTGATGCCAACGGCCAGCAACATGCTGAAAATG AGCTGGAGTCAGGCAGCGGCAGATTCGGCTCAGGGTTGGATTGATCAGTGTAACATGACACATGGTCCAGCAAGCTCTCGCTTGATTAACG GATATGAGTTGGGTGAAAATCTCTTCAAGGCATCTGCTGTCTATCAGTGGACTGATGTAGTAACTAGCTGGCACAGCGAAGTCAACAATTATGAATATGCATATGGATCCATCAATGGTCAACCCACTGGACATTACACACAG GTGGTGTGGTACAGCTCATACGAGGTCGGATGTGCCGTGGCTAAATGTGGAAGCTTCTACTTCTATGGATGCCATTATTACCGCGC TGGAAATTTCAGAACAGTACCACCATACTCACTGGGCAATCCTTGCGCTGCCTGCCCAAACAACTGCGAAGACAACCTTTGCA CTAAtccttgtccatatatcaacaaATACATCAACTGTGCCGACTTAAAAGAAAACGCCACATGCGACAACTACTTTGTGAGCAAATGGTGTCCTGCTAGCTGTCAATGTGATGACAAAATCGTCCCCGTCGCAAGAAAATGA